One Onychomys torridus chromosome 17, mOncTor1.1, whole genome shotgun sequence genomic window carries:
- the LOC118597817 gene encoding transmembrane 6 superfamily member 2 isoform X2, with translation MDIPPLAGKTAAMSLGALPVSYALNHISALSQPLCAVLMSALILGLLFMAVYSLSHGEITYDPLYAVFEIFSFTSVVDLVIALQEDGYMMGFMDFYTKEGEPYLRTAHGIFICYWDGTVHYLLYLAMAGAIRKRKRYRNLGLYWLGSFAMSLLVFLPGNILGKYSSEIRPAFFLAILYMLVPCWAGVRIFSQCCAPPSCTPDMVQEEQNKGLLQRPADLILVVYLILAAFFTLFRGLVVLDCPTDACFIYIYQYEPYLRDPVVYPKLQMLMYLFYALPFYCLAAYALTFPGCSWLPDWALVFAGAIGQAQFSHMGASMHLRTPFTYRVPEDTWTTFFLSNVMFALGPHLLAFRCLWRPAFFMQARPLAPQDQSKKQQ, from the exons ATGGACATCCCGCCTCTGGCCGGCAAGACCGCTGCGATGTCTCTTGGCGCCCTGCCAGTGTCCTACGCGCTCAACCACATCTCGGCGCTCTCACA GCCTTTGTGCGCAGTGCTGATGAGTGCGCTGATACTTGGTCTGCTCTTCATGGCCGTCTACAGCCTATCTCATGGGGAGATCACCTATGACCCTCTCTATGCTG tcttCGAGATCTTCTCCTTCACCTCGGTGGTGGACCTTGTCATTGCACTCCAAGAAGATGGCTACATGATGGGCTTTATGGATTTCTACACCAAGGAG GGTGAGCCCTACCTACGCACAGCACATGGCATCTTCATCTGCTACTGGGATGGTACTGTGCACTACCTACTTTATCTGGCCATGGCTGGTGCCATCCGCAAAAG GAAAAGGTACCGGAACCTTGGGCTCTACTGGCTGGGGTCCTTCGCCATGAGCCTCCTGGTGTTCCTCCCAGGAAACATCCTTG GTAAATACAGTTCAGAGATCAGACCTGCCTTCTTCCTAGCCATCCTATACATGCTGGTCCCATGCTGGGCTGGTGTGAGGATCTTCAGCCAGTGTTGTGCACCCCCCTCCTGCACCCCTGACATG GTACAGGAGGAGCAGAACAAAGGCCTTCTCCAGCGCCCAGCTGACCTGATACTCGTTGTGTATCTCATCCTGGCTGCGTTCTTCACGCTCTTCCGGGGCCTG GTGGTACTTGACTGTCCCACAGACGCCTGCTTCATCTACATTTACCAATATGAGCCATACCTGCGGGACCCTGTGGTCTACCCAAAGTTGCAG ATGCTGATGTATTTGTTCTATGCTCTACCTTTCTACTGCCTGGCTGCCTATGCCCTCACCTTCCCTGGCTGCTCCTGGCTGCCGGACTGGGCCTTGGTGTTCGCTGGAGCCATTGGCCAG GCGCAGTTCTCACACATGGGGGCCTCCATGCACCTGCGCACACCCTTCACCTACCGTGTGCCCGAGGACACTTGGACCACCTTCTTTCTCAGCAACGTGATGTTTGCGCTGGGTCCACACCTGCTGGCTTTCCGCTGCCTGTGGCGGCCTGCCTTCTTCATGCAAGCACGGCCTTTGGCACCCCAGGACCAAAGCAAGAAGCAGCAGTGA